The region TGGCGACCTGTGTACGCATGTTTATCTCCCTTATAGCGCTTTGTTGAGTGAGCCGGGCAACGCCGGTGCTCGGGTGGAAAAGTGTTTGATCATCAGTGCCACTGCGGCAACCAATGCGGGAATGGCCAGCAGAGTGAAAATGGTGCTGAACGACAGCTGCATTTGCATCAGCACCCCGCCGCTCATGGCGCCCAGGATGCCGCCAAAGCGGCCCAACCCCAGCATCCAGGCCACGCCGGTCGCCCGTCCCTGGGTCGGATAAAAACCGGCGGCCAGCGCCGGCATTGAAGACTGCGCCCCGTTCATGCAGGTGCCGGCGATAAATACCGTCACCGCCATCAGCACCGGATGGGTATAAACGTAACCAATCGCGCAGACAAACAGCCCGGTCAGCAGATAACCCACCGCCACCACCTTGTGCGGGTTCATTCGGTCCATCAGCCAGCCGATGATCAGCACGCCAATGCCGCCGCCCAAAGGAAACAGTGCGGTAATCAGCGAAGCCTGGCGGATGGAGGCGCCGGTTTCACGGATCAATAGCGGCAACCAACTGGTCAGCAGGTAGAAAATCATCAGGCCCATAAAGTAGGTCAGGCACAGCATCAGCGTGCCCATCAGATAGCGCTGGGAGAAAATCACGCCCAACGCCGACTTCGCCTTCACCTGGCCGCTTTCACTCAGGGTAAAACGCAGCGATTCAGGCAAATTGATCGGCGCTATGCGCTTGAGCACCGCGGCGATGCGTTCGCGCGGATAACCGTGCACCACCATGAAACGGGCGGATTCCGGCAAGGCGACAATCAACACTATCGCCAACAGCAGCGGCATTACGCCGCCCAGCACCATCACGCTCTGCCAGCCAAAGTGCGGGATCAGCCACGCGGAAACGAAACCGCCCAGGGAGGAGCCGAGCGGGAAGCCGCAAAACATCAGGTTCACCAGCAGCGCGCGTTTACGTTCGGGCGCATATTCCGACATCAGGGTGGCGGCATTCGGCATCGCCGCGCCCAGCCCCAGCCCGGTTAAAAAACGCAGCAAGGTCAACATGGGCAGTGAGGTGGCAAACGCCGTCAGCAGGCTGAAACCGCCAAACAGGATCAGCGACATCACCAGCACCTTTTTGCGGCCAATGCGGTCCGCCAGCGGCCCGGCGGTCAGCGCGCCCACCGCCAGCCCCACCAGTGCGGCACTCATCACCGGCCCCAGAGAGGTCTTCTCAATCCCCCAATCCTGCACCAGCGAAGTGGCGATGAAACCGATGATCGCAGTATCGAATCCGTCCAGCGCCACCGTTAAAAAACACAGTATCAGGATCATCCACTGATAACGGGAAAAGGGTTTGGCGTTGATAAACGACTGAATTTCTAAGGTGTTGTGATCGGACATTAGCGTTTCCTAAGTTGGCCTGGCGAAATAAGCCCGGCGGGAATGGCCAGATGCGACGCTGGCACAATCGCTTTTTGTGCGATTATC is a window of Serratia plymuthica DNA encoding:
- a CDS encoding MFS transporter yields the protein MSDHNTLEIQSFINAKPFSRYQWMILILCFLTVALDGFDTAIIGFIATSLVQDWGIEKTSLGPVMSAALVGLAVGALTAGPLADRIGRKKVLVMSLILFGGFSLLTAFATSLPMLTLLRFLTGLGLGAAMPNAATLMSEYAPERKRALLVNLMFCGFPLGSSLGGFVSAWLIPHFGWQSVMVLGGVMPLLLAIVLIVALPESARFMVVHGYPRERIAAVLKRIAPINLPESLRFTLSESGQVKAKSALGVIFSQRYLMGTLMLCLTYFMGLMIFYLLTSWLPLLIRETGASIRQASLITALFPLGGGIGVLIIGWLMDRMNPHKVVAVGYLLTGLFVCAIGYVYTHPVLMAVTVFIAGTCMNGAQSSMPALAAGFYPTQGRATGVAWMLGLGRFGGILGAMSGGVLMQMQLSFSTIFTLLAIPALVAAVALMIKHFSTRAPALPGSLNKAL